The genomic window GCATCATCAGGAACGGAGCCTCTCACGAAGTGCCTCGGCTTTTCTTACGCTGCTGCGCGAAACGGGAAAGGCCTCCTGAACACACTCGAGGCGCCCCTGAGCAATCCCGGGGCAATCAATCCTCCGGGGCATCGTCACCTAAAATGATGCGCGCTTTTTCCGCGTTCTCTTCCGTGACCACCAGCCCGCCGTGATCGGGGCAATAGAAGGTCCCGCTGTAGCGCATTATCGCTTTATCGCCGTCGAAGATAGCGCCGCTGCAAAAGCCGAAACGACGCTTGGCCTGCACATGATCCGTGCGTGTTTCCAGCCAGTGGCCGAGGCGGCCCGGCGCCATGAAGTCAAAGCTGAGATTGATGGTTGGGGAAGCCGCAGGCCGATCGCGCAATACCCGGATGCTATTCGCTGCGGCGATATCTGCCAGGGTCATCAGCGCACCGCCGTGAAC from Congregibacter litoralis KT71 includes these protein-coding regions:
- a CDS encoding PaaI family thioesterase, encoding MTDKQENSAAVAVPEGFSLLPAGLGYADSLRPFYRRIVGTEVSFGLLVEEQHLNPMGIVHGGALMTLADIAAANSIRVLRDRPAASPTINLSFDFMAPGRLGHWLETRTDHVQAKRRFGFCSGAIFDGDKAIMRYSGTFYCPDHGGLVVTEENAEKARIILGDDAPED